The Hymenobacter sp. DG01 sequence AGGTGCTCTGGGGACCACGGCAGCAGTAGTCAAAGGAGGTAAAGAGGTAGTAATAGCCACCCTTACGAAAGATGAAGGGAGCCTCAATGGCGCCGTCGCCGGGTAAGGAGTCGTTGAGCTGGGGGCTGCGGGGGCGTTTGGCCACAGTGCGCCACTGCTCGGGCTGGGCCGGGGCCGTTAGGTCGGGGCGGAGCTTCACCAGCTTGATACCCTCCCAGAAAGAGCCGAATGACAGCCAAGGGGTTCCGGCTTCGTCCCGAATCAGGTTAGGGTCAATGGCATTCCACATGTCGCGCCCCGGCACCGACTGCACCACGCGGCCGTGGTCCGTCCATTTGTAATCTTTGGAGGTAGGGTCTAGGGTTTTGTTAGTAGCCAGCCCGATACAGGACGTGTTTTTGCCGAACGCAGAAATGGAATAGAACAGCGAGTACACACCGTTATGGTAGGAAATATCGGGCGCCCAGATGTGGTTTTTGAACCCCGGCACGGCCTGCACCGCCCAGGCCGGGGCCGCAGGAAACACCGGTTTCTCGCGCGTCCAGTTCCGGCGGTCTTTCGACGACCACACCGCAATGCCCGGCCCCGTGCAGAACATGTAGTATGTGCCGTTCTGCCGGATCATCACCGGGTCGTGGGCCGGAATAAGGGCCGGGGTAGTCTGGGCAGAGGCCCCGAAGCCACCTAACAGCCAGACCACAAGTAAAAGACGTTTCCGCAAACGTAGGTACATAAACGATTGTGTTAGACTTGGTGGGGTAGAGGGGGTAGGGCTAAGGCAATGTGGACGCTGCCCCGGTTCGGTTACTTGGCTGGTTTCACGCCCTCGGTGGTCATAACTACCCGCTTCATGGTGCCATCCTTGTTATAGTACAGATAGTCGATGCAAACGGAGCGGCGGAAAGAGCCCCCATCGGTGGGGATGCTGCCGTTGTGGTAGATGAAGTACGACTGCCCTTTGAAGTCGATGATGGCCTGGTGGTTGGTATTGGAGTTGCCGGCTACCTCATTAAGCAGGCCCTTAAACTCCCAGGGGCCCTCCGGGCTGCGGCTCATGGCGTAGGCAATTTTCTCGGGGAACTGGTAGGCGTAGCTGAGGTAGTACCAGCCGTTGCGCTTGTGCAGCCAGGGGGCTTCCGTGAACTTAGGGAGGGTAGTAACCTTGTTGATGGGGCCATCCAGCTCCGTCATGTTGGGCTTGAGCTTGGCCCAGTAGCAGTTGGTGTTGCCCCAGTAGAGGTAGGCCTGGCCCTTGTCATCTACAAACACCGTCGGGTCGATGTCGTCCCACATAATGGGGCTGTCGGTCATATTGTTGGTGATGAGGGCCGAGCCCCGGGCATCTTTGAACGGGCCGGTGGGGCTGTCGGACACGGCTACTCCAATGGCTTTGCCCGGCACGGAGCCGTGCTCCACCGCCGCGTACCAGTAGAACTTGCCGTTGCGTTCAATTACCTGCGAGGCCCAGGCATCGGCCTTGGCCCAGGCAAACGCCTTCACATTCAGGGGCGAGGGGTGCTCTTTCCAGGTCACCATGTCCTGGGAGGAGTAGCACAGCCATTCGTTCATCACGTAGCGTTCCTGCCGGGCCGGGGCTTCGTCGTGGCCGGCGTAGAGGTACACGGTGCCTTTGTGCACCAGGGCAGCCGGGTCGGCGGTGTATTTGTCTTTGATGATGGGGTTGCCGGCCGCCTGCTCGGGCGCGGCCTGCCCCAGCGCCGCGGTGGGCGCCAGGGTAGGAACAGATGCGGCCAGCAGAACACCCGTTAGCAGAGAGAGAGTCTTCGTCATGTCAGCTGCCAGATTAACGCTTGCCGGGAATGCGCAGCACCGTGAAGGAATTCGGGGCCAGCGTGTAGGTTACATTCGACGATGATACCTTGAACGAAGCCTCCTGCGGGGCAATGTTCAGGGGCTGGTCCAGGCTGTTCACGGCGTTCAGGTCGGGGCTGGACAGTACGGTAGCTTTGCCGGTTTTGCCCAGCTTCTTCACGCCCTGCAGGGCCACCGTCACGGGGCGGGCCTCGGCGGAGTAGTTCACCAGCTTCACCACGATGTCGCCGGTTTTGTCGTCGGCCACGGCGCTGCTGAACAGGTTGTCCTGGCCGTTGCGGGCACCGGCGCTTAGCTGTACGGGCAGCATGGTGGTGCCTTTGTTAAGCGAGAACAGCTTCTGCACGTAGTAGTTGGGGGTGCCGTAGGAGCGCAGGTTATCAAACCAGATCATGTTCGGGGTCCACTGCCAGGCATCTACGTGAGCCAGCATAGGGGCGTACGAGGCCATGGTTACCTTATCGGCGTTGCGTTCCAGCCCGGTCATAAAAGCGGCTTCCGAAATAGCGGTGTCCCAGCTGTTCTTGTTGTCGGGGCTGCCGATGGCAACCGTCTGGGCGGCGTACTCGCCGGCGAAGATTTTGGAGCCGGTGGTGGGGTAGTTGTCGTAGCGGCCGGCGTTCTTCCGGAACCACTCGGGGCTGGCGTAGTAGTGCTCGTCAATCACCTCGGCCTTCAGCTCCCGCAGGCGCTTGGTGGCTTTATCGAACAGGTCGCCATCGGGGGCCGGGCCCGCGCTGGATACGATGTTGATGTTAGGGTACTTGGCCTTCACCGCCTTCATAAACGGCTCGTAGCGCTCCAGGTACTGGGGGCCCCACTGCTCGTTGCCAATACCAATGTACTTGAGGTTGAACGGGGCCGGGTGGCCCATGGCCACGCGCTTGGCGCCCCAGGGGCTGCTGGCCGGGCCGTTGGCAAACTCCACCAGATCCAGCGCGTCCTGAATGAAGGTTTCCAGGGTCGGGTCGTTGTCGTGGCTGTGCGCTTCGGGGGCGCTGGGCCCGGCGGCGGCGGTGCTGGTAACCGGGGCCAGCTCCGAGGAGTTGAACTGGCAGGCCATGCCCACGTTCAGAATCGGTACGGGCTCGGCCCCAATGTCCTCGGAAAGCTGGAAGTATTCAAAGAAGCCCAGCCCGAAGGACTGGTAGTAGTCGGGGGTAGAGCGGTGCTTGAACTCCATGTTCCAGCGGTTAATCAGCGGCACGCGCGCGGCTACGTCGCCGATGGTTTCCTTCCACTGGTAGCGCTCCGAGAGCGTGCGGCCCTCCACGATGCAGCCGCCGGGAAAACGCAGGAAGCCCGGCTGCATGTCTTTGAACAGCTGCACCAGATCGGGGCGCAGGCCGTTTTCGCGCTTGTTCCAGGTGTCCTTCGGGAACAGGGATACCACGTCCAGGTCGAGGGTGCCGGCGCCTTCCATGGTAAGCTTCAGCTGGGCTTTGGCCGCCGTAGCCGTGGGCTTCAGCACCACGGTGTACTTTTTCCATTCCGGGGTAAGCCCCCCGATTTGGGCCTGCGCGAGCACCCGGCCCGCGGTAGCCGCTACGGGGCCGGAGCCCGGCCGGCCTTGCTCTTCCAGCGTCACGTTCAGGCCGCTCACATTGCCCGGGCCCCGGCGCAGGTACACCGAGAAGGTGTACTCCGCCCCCTGCTTGACCCCCATGCCGCGGAAGCCTTCGTTCACAATGCCGGCGTTAGGACTGGCCTGGGCGGCCGTGAGGCGGGCAAAATGGTTGTTGGTGGCGCTGAGGGGCCGGTCGGTGGTGACGGTGTAGGTTTGTAGGGCGGCGGCCCCCAGCAGGGCATTCCAGCCAATAAAATGCTGCCCCTGAATTTCAAACGACTTGTTTTTAACCAGTTCGGGGTAGAGCCCGCCGTCGGCGGCGAAGTTGATGTCCTCGAAGAACAACCCGTACATAATAGGCGAAACTGGCGCCCCAGGCTTGTTCACCTGCACGGTAATGGCGGTTGCGGGCTTGGTCTGGCCCAGGGCGGCTGTCAGGCCAAGAGTACTGCACAGCGCCAGGCCGCTGGCAAGCTGCAGGAGTCGGGTGGGAGAAGAGGTAGGCATGGAGTAAATGAAGTGGGCAGAGGATGGAAGAGGCGGAGTGGAACCCCCAGCCAGGGGGCAAGTAGTGCGGAGCAAGCATTCCGCCGGGCCGGCAGACCACGGGAAACCCGGTACGCAACAGGCACAATCGATTGTGTAAAGTAATAAGAAAAACTTAATAGGTAGGTAGCCTTAGCCGAAATGTATTTTGCCAGCCGGATCAAAGGGTAACAAAGAATGCGGGCCACTTCCTGTCTGATTCCTACGTTGCAAGGCGTAAAACCCGGTAATTGGCCCTGTGCTACCCGTCAAATCCTAAAACGTTCTATCTTTACACAAAGCATTGTGTAGCGCTCCTCCTCTATGGCTCCCCGAAAAAAGCAAGTCGCCGACGTAAATAATACCAGCCCCGTTTCGATGGCTGATCTGGCCCGGGAGCTGGGCGTGTCGATGACGACGATTTCCCGGGCCCTGAGCGACCATCACAGCATTGGGCCCGCCATGAAGCAGAAGGTGCTGAAGCTGGCCAAGAAATACAACTACCAGCCCAACCGCCTAGCTTCCGCCTTGCGCAAAGGCAAAAGCCAGCTGCTGGGCATTGTGGTGCCTTACATCGAAGGCCGGTTTTTTCCGTCGGTGGTACATGGCATTGAAACGGCGGCCAGCAAGGCGGGCTACAACGTCATTATCTGCCAGTCGAACGAGGACGTGGCTCAGGAGCGGCGCAACCTCGATATTCTGCTCAGCGCCCAGGTAGCGGGCATTCTGGTGTCCCTCTCGCGCACCACCCGCGACTTTCGCCACTTCGAGAAAGTGCGCGGGCGCGGGTTGCCCCTGGTGTTTTTTGACCGCGTAGTGGAGGGCGACAATGTAAATGCCGTGGTGCTCGACGACCAGGAAGGGGGCTACCTTTCTACCCGCCACCTCATTGCCCAGGGCTGCCGCCGCATTGCCCACCTGGCCGGGCCCCAGCACCTGAACATCTACCGCAACCGCCGCCAGGGCTACCTCGATGCCCTGCGCGAAGCCGGCCTGCCCGAAGATGAAAGCCTGATTCTTTACTCCGACATGGCCCAGGACCAGGCCGCCGAAGGCCTGCGCCAGCTGCTGGCCACGGCCCGCCCGCCCGACGGCGTGTTTGCCGCCGGCGACTACGCCGCCCTGGGGGCTCTGCAGGAAGCCCAGCGCCAGGGCCTGCGCGTGCCCGAAGACGTTGCTATTTCGGGCTTCAGCAACGAAACCTTCACCACCATTACCCAGCCC is a genomic window containing:
- a CDS encoding arabinan endo-1,5-alpha-L-arabinosidase is translated as MYLRLRKRLLLVVWLLGGFGASAQTTPALIPAHDPVMIRQNGTYYMFCTGPGIAVWSSKDRRNWTREKPVFPAAPAWAVQAVPGFKNHIWAPDISYHNGVYSLFYSISAFGKNTSCIGLATNKTLDPTSKDYKWTDHGRVVQSVPGRDMWNAIDPNLIRDEAGTPWLSFGSFWEGIKLVKLRPDLTAPAQPEQWRTVAKRPRSPQLNDSLPGDGAIEAPFIFRKGGYYYLFTSFDYCCRGPQSTYKIMVGRAKSVTGPYVDKAGVALDQGGGTEVLAGNKNWFGLGHNSVYTFDNTDYLVFHGYDAADKGYPKLRIERLTWDAAGWPVVQP
- a CDS encoding LacI family DNA-binding transcriptional regulator; translated protein: MAPRKKQVADVNNTSPVSMADLARELGVSMTTISRALSDHHSIGPAMKQKVLKLAKKYNYQPNRLASALRKGKSQLLGIVVPYIEGRFFPSVVHGIETAASKAGYNVIICQSNEDVAQERRNLDILLSAQVAGILVSLSRTTRDFRHFEKVRGRGLPLVFFDRVVEGDNVNAVVLDDQEGGYLSTRHLIAQGCRRIAHLAGPQHLNIYRNRRQGYLDALREAGLPEDESLILYSDMAQDQAAEGLRQLLATARPPDGVFAAGDYAALGALQEAQRQGLRVPEDVAISGFSNETFTTITQPPITTVDQRCEEMGQASVRLLLDLIEADGRPFTPRQVALRPELLVRQSTAYSADTQGRSVRDPALKFVGDVAP
- a CDS encoding glycoside hydrolase family 43 protein, with translation MTKTLSLLTGVLLAASVPTLAPTAALGQAAPEQAAGNPIIKDKYTADPAALVHKGTVYLYAGHDEAPARQERYVMNEWLCYSSQDMVTWKEHPSPLNVKAFAWAKADAWASQVIERNGKFYWYAAVEHGSVPGKAIGVAVSDSPTGPFKDARGSALITNNMTDSPIMWDDIDPTVFVDDKGQAYLYWGNTNCYWAKLKPNMTELDGPINKVTTLPKFTEAPWLHKRNGWYYLSYAYQFPEKIAYAMSRSPEGPWEFKGLLNEVAGNSNTNHQAIIDFKGQSYFIYHNGSIPTDGGSFRRSVCIDYLYYNKDGTMKRVVMTTEGVKPAK
- a CDS encoding alpha-L-arabinofuranosidase C-terminal domain-containing protein produces the protein MPTSSPTRLLQLASGLALCSTLGLTAALGQTKPATAITVQVNKPGAPVSPIMYGLFFEDINFAADGGLYPELVKNKSFEIQGQHFIGWNALLGAAALQTYTVTTDRPLSATNNHFARLTAAQASPNAGIVNEGFRGMGVKQGAEYTFSVYLRRGPGNVSGLNVTLEEQGRPGSGPVAATAGRVLAQAQIGGLTPEWKKYTVVLKPTATAAKAQLKLTMEGAGTLDLDVVSLFPKDTWNKRENGLRPDLVQLFKDMQPGFLRFPGGCIVEGRTLSERYQWKETIGDVAARVPLINRWNMEFKHRSTPDYYQSFGLGFFEYFQLSEDIGAEPVPILNVGMACQFNSSELAPVTSTAAAGPSAPEAHSHDNDPTLETFIQDALDLVEFANGPASSPWGAKRVAMGHPAPFNLKYIGIGNEQWGPQYLERYEPFMKAVKAKYPNINIVSSAGPAPDGDLFDKATKRLRELKAEVIDEHYYASPEWFRKNAGRYDNYPTTGSKIFAGEYAAQTVAIGSPDNKNSWDTAISEAAFMTGLERNADKVTMASYAPMLAHVDAWQWTPNMIWFDNLRSYGTPNYYVQKLFSLNKGTTMLPVQLSAGARNGQDNLFSSAVADDKTGDIVVKLVNYSAEARPVTVALQGVKKLGKTGKATVLSSPDLNAVNSLDQPLNIAPQEASFKVSSSNVTYTLAPNSFTVLRIPGKR